In a single window of the Arachis hypogaea cultivar Tifrunner chromosome 6, arahy.Tifrunner.gnm2.J5K5, whole genome shotgun sequence genome:
- the LOC112697342 gene encoding WAT1-related protein At4g15540, with the protein MAESGRYCYREVVPFCAMVAVECTNVGVNVLFKQATLKGFSYYAFIVYSFALSTLFLFLPLPFVFQWSRGLPPFNVSLVLRIFLLGTIGFVAQLSGYKGLEYTSPTLFSALSNLIPAFTFILAVFFRMEKISPKSWSTQAKILGSLVSILGALIVVLYKGPTLITASSSPHQSPHVDFLKDSSPHQNWVLGGFLIAIEFILVPIWYIVQTNVIKDYPAEIIVVFFYNLCGTLISAPVCLLLDESNLSGWIIKPDITLVAILYSGFFCTGLSSLVHTWGIHIKGPVYISSFKPVSIVIAAAFSVIFLGDPLYLGIVVGGVIISIGFYAVLWGKANEELSEYIDSSQSQPTSKVNQPLLL; encoded by the exons atggcAGAGTCAGGGAGGTATTGTTACAGGGAAGTAGTTCCATTCTGTGCAATGGTTGCAGTTGAGTGTACCAACGTGGGTGTCAACGTTCTTTTCAAGCAAGCCACTCTCAAGGGATTCAGTTACTATGCCTTCATCGTTTATTCTTTCGCTCTCtccactctttttctttttctccctctcCCCTTCGTCTTCCAATG GTCAAGAGGGCTTCCTCCATTCAATGTTTCTCTCGTCTTAAGAATTTTTCTCCTTGGTACCATTGG ATTTGTAGCACAGCTGAGTGGATACAAAGGACTTGAATACACTTCACCAACTCTCTTCTCTGCTCTTAGCAACCTTATTCCGGCTTTTACCTTCATCCTTGCAGTCTTTTTCAG GATGGAGAAGATTTCTCCAAAAAGTTGGAGCACTCAGGCCAAAATCTTGGGTTCTTTAGTATCAATATTAGGTGCACTCATAGTTGTTCTCTACAAGGGTCCAACATTGATCACAGCTTCATCATCACCACACCAGTCACCTCATGTAGATTTTCTAAAGGACTCATCACCCCACCAAAATTGGGTTCTTGGAGGCTTCCTTATTGCCATTGAGTTTATTTTGGTTCCAATTTGGTATATTGTTCAG ACCAATGTGATCAAAGACTATCCAGCAGAGATTATTGTGGTGTTCTTTTACAACTTGTGTGGGACTCTCATATCTGCACCTGTGTGCTTACTATTAGATGAATCAAACTTAAGTGGTTGGATTATAAAACCAGATATAACATTAGTCGCCATTTTGTACTCT GGATTCTTTTGCACAGGCCTAAGCAGTTTGGTCCATACATGGGGTATCCATATTAAAGGCCCTGTATATATATCAAGTTTCAAGCCTGTGTCTATAGTCATAGCTGCTGCTTTCAGTGTTATATTTCTTGGTGATCCACTATATTTGGGCAT TGTTGTTGGAGGAGTAATAATATCAATTGGGTTTTATGCTGTTTTATGGGGTAAAGCAAACGAAGAATTGAGTGAGTACATTGATTCAAGCCAAAGTCAACCCACATCAAAAGTCAACCAGCCTTTGTTACTATAG